Proteins encoded together in one Onychomys torridus chromosome 1, mOncTor1.1, whole genome shotgun sequence window:
- the Inpp5f gene encoding phosphatidylinositide phosphatase SAC2 isoform X3 has product MHLIDAAHRDVDVLLLLSNSAYYVAYYDDEVDKVNQYQRLSLEDLEKIEIGPEPTLFGKPKFSCMRLHYRRKEASGYFHTLRAVMRSPEEDGKDTLQCIAEMLQITKQALGLDVPIVEKKLERKSSKPHEDIIGIRSQNQGSLAQGKSFLMSKFSSLNQKVKQTKSNVNIGNLRKLGNFTKPEMKVNFLKPNLKVNLWKSDSSLETMENSGVMDNKVQGESDGDVSSDNDSYHSDEFLTNSKSEEDRQPANSLESVGPIDYILPSCGIIASAPRVGSRSQSASSTDISIHAPSEAAVGHRSGLGKGQESPLKKSPSADNIRIPTGFAKPVDVYCHRFVKDAQNKMTELSETRSVSQNSEEGNQKTNNVSNEENQSESMGQTPSRPSQLNVSCSLTGPQFLSVEPANSVVSQKSPSSGSSLLELEAGLCVTPSPESSSRAVSPFAKIRSSMVQVASITQAGLTHGINLAVAKVQKSPAEPEVVDEMQQNELKNMFTQCQTRIIQI; this is encoded by the exons ATGCA CCTCATTGATGCTGCTCACAGAGATGTGGACGTGTTGCTACTGCTTTCTAACTCTGCCTACTACGTGGCCTA TTATGATGATGAAGTTGATAAAGTAAACCAGTATCAACGGCTGAGCCTAGAAGATctggaaaaaatagaaatag GTCCTGAACCCACTCTCTTTGGCAAACCCAAGTTCTCCTGCATGCGACTGCACTACAGGCGTAAGGAAGCGAGCGGTTACTTCCACACACTGAGAGCTGTGATGCGCAGTCCGGAAGAAGACGGCAAAG ATACTCTCCAGTGCATTGCAGAGATGCTGCAGATCACCAAGCAAGCCTTGGGGCTGGATGTTCCCATAGTTGAGAAGAAGCTTGAGAG GAAAAGCAGTAAGCCTCACGAAGACATCATTGGTATCAGATCTCAAAACCAAGGATCTCTGGCCCAGGGGAAAAGTTTTTTAATGAGCAAATTTTCATCTCTAAATCAAAAAGTAAAACAGACCAAATCCAATGTGAACATTGGCAACCTACGCAAATTAGGAAACTTTACCAAGCCTGAAATGAAAGTTAACTTTCTAAAACCAAACTTAAAAGTCAATCTTTGGAAATCGGACAGTAGTCTTGAGACCATGGAAAACTCGGGAGTGATGGATAATAAGGTCCAAGGGGAGTCTGACGGGGACGTGTCTTCAGATAACGATTCGTACCATTCTGATGAATTCCTTACCAATTCCAAgtctgaggaagacagacagccAGCCAATTCTTTAGAGAGTGTAGGCCCAATAGATTATATTCTTCCAAGCTGTGGTATTATTGCTTCAGCACCTCGAGTAGGCAGTCGATCCCAGTCTGCCAGCAGCACGGATATTAGCATTCATGCTCCCTCAGAGGCTGCTGTTGGTCACAGAAGTGGGCTTGGAAAAGGCCAGGAGTCTCCCTTGAAGAAAAGTCCTTCTGCCGACAACATACGCATACCGACTGGCTTTGCCAAGCCGGTGGATGTTTACTGCCACAGATTTGTAAAGGATGCACAGAACAAAATGACTGAGCTCTCAGAAACCAGGTCTGTGTCTCAGAATAGTGAGGAAGGAAATCAGAAGACTAACAATGTTTCTAATGAAGAAAATCAGTCAGAATCAATGGGACAGACACCTTCTCGGCCATCCCAGTTAAATGTCTCTTGTTCTTTGACAGGCCCACAGTTTTTATCAGTTGAACCAGCCAATTCAGTGGTATCTCAGAAGAGCCCCAGCTCTGGGTCCAGCCTGCTGGAACTGGAGGCAGGGCTTTGTGTGACTCCTTctccagagagcagcagcagAGCGGTCTCTCCCTTTGCAAAGATCCGTAGCTCCATGGTCCAAGTTGCTAGCATTACCCAAGCTGGGCTAACTCATGGGATAAACTTGGCAGTGGCCAAAGTCCAAAAGAGTCCAGCAGAACCTGAAGTGGTTGATGAAATGCAgcaaaatgaacttaaaaatatgtttacacAATGCCAGACACGAATAATTCAGATTTAG